From Clostridia bacterium:
GCGCTTCCACACGCAGACGGCCGGCGCCAGCCTGACCGCCCAGCAGCCGGAGAACAACGTCGTGCGCACTGCCATCGAAGCCCTGGCCGCCGTGCTCGGCGGCACGCAGAGCCTGCACACGAACTCGATGGACGAGGCCCTCGCCCTGCCGACGGAGGCGTCTGCGCGCCTCGCCCTGCGCACGCAGCAAATCATCGCCTACGAGACGGGCGTCACGAACGCGGTCGATCCCGTCGGCGGCTCGTACTTCGTCGAGCACCTGACGGACGTCATCGAGGAAGAGGCGGAGAAGCACATCCGCCGTATCGACGAGCTCGGCGGCGCCACGCGGGCCATCGCCTACATGCAGCGCGAGATCGAGGACGCCGCCTACCGGCTGCAGCGCGCCGTCGAATCCGGCGAGCGCACGGTGGTCGGGGTCAACGCCTTCACCATCGAGGAGGAACCGCCGCGGGGCCTGCTGCGGGTCGACCCGTCGCTTGAGGAGGCCCAGCGCGCGCGGCTGCGAGAGGTGCGCGAGGAGCGGGACGCCGCCGCGGTCGAGCGGGCCCTGGATCGCCTGGAGGAGGCGGCGCGGGGCGACGACAACCTGATGGAGCCGATCCTGGAAGCCGTCGAAGCGTACGCGAGCATCGGCGAGATCTGCGCGCGGCTGCGTCGCGTCTTCGGCGAGTACGAAGCGGAGGTCGCCCTCTCGTGACGCGTCCGATCCGCGTGTTGATGGCGAAGGTGGGGCTCGACGGGCACGACCGCGGCGCGAAGGTCATCGCCCGCGCCCTGCGCGACGCCGGCATGGAGGTCATCTACACGGGCCTCCGCCAGACGCCGGAGCAGATCGCGGAGGCGGCGCTGCAGGAGGACGTCGACGTCGTCGGCCTCTCCAGCCTCTCGGGGGCGCATGACACGCTGTTTCCGGCCGTCGTGCAGGCGCTGCGCGCCCGCGGCCTGGACGACGTCGTCGTCATCGGGGGCGGCATCATCCCGGCGGAAGACGTGCCTGCGCTGAAGGCGGCCGGCATCGCGGAGATCTTCGGGCCGGGCACGCCGACGTCCGAGATCGTGGAGTACGTGCGCCGGGCCGTGGCCGCGCGCGCCGGGGGGCCGGCATGAGCCGCCCCTCGCTCGACCACATCGCCATCGCCTGCACCGTGCTCGACGACGTTCTCCCGCTGTATGCGGAGGGGCTCGGCCTGCGCCTCCTCGGCGTGGAGGAGGTGCCCACGGAAGGCGTGCGCGTGGCGATGCTGGACCTGGGCGGCGGCGCGCGGCTGGAGCTTCTGGAGCCGACCACCGAGACGGCCAGCATCATGGGTTTCCTGGCGCGGCGCGGGCCCGGGCTGCATCACGTGGCCGTGCGCGTCGACGACCTGGACGCGGCGCTGGAGACGGCGCGGGCCGCGGGGCTGGAGATCATCCCGCCGGCGCCCCGGCCGGGCGCGGGAGGCAGCCGCGTGGCCTTCATTCACCCGAAGACGCTGCAGGGCGTGCTGCTGGAACTCGTGGAGCCGGGCCCCGGCCATCATCATTGACGTCTCGTTGGGCGGGGATTCCCTGTCGGAAGGATGGGACGCTTGGAGGACCGTTTGCGCGAGTATCAACGCCGCTTGGAGAGGATCCGCGCCGGCGGCGGCGAGGACGCCGTCGCCCGGCAGCACGAGCGCGGCAAGTGGACGGCGCGAGAGCGCCTGGCCGCTCTGTTCGACGATGGTTCCTTCCAGGAATTGGACGCGTTCGTGACGCACCGGGGGACCGAGTTCGGCCTCGCGGGCCGGGAGGTGCCCGGCGACGCGGTCGTCACCGGCTTCGGCACCGTCGACGGCCGCCTGGTGTACGCCTTCGCGCAGGACTTCACCGTGCTCGGCGGCAGCCTCGGGGAGATGCACGCGAAGAAGATCCAGAAGGCAATGGACCTCGCGCTGAAGACAGGGGCCCCGTTCATCGGCATCAACGACTCGGGCGGCGCCCGCATCCAGGAGGGCGTCGACGCCCTCGACGGTTTCGCCGGCATCTTCCGGCGCAACACGCTGGCCTCGGGCGTCATCCCGCAGATTTCGGTCATCATGGGCCCGTGCGCGGGGGGCGCGGTCTACAGCCCGG
This genomic window contains:
- a CDS encoding cobalamin B12-binding domain-containing protein, whose amino-acid sequence is MTRPIRVLMAKVGLDGHDRGAKVIARALRDAGMEVIYTGLRQTPEQIAEAALQEDVDVVGLSSLSGAHDTLFPAVVQALRARGLDDVVVIGGGIIPAEDVPALKAAGIAEIFGPGTPTSEIVEYVRRAVAARAGGPA
- the mce gene encoding methylmalonyl-CoA epimerase, translated to MSRPSLDHIAIACTVLDDVLPLYAEGLGLRLLGVEEVPTEGVRVAMLDLGGGARLELLEPTTETASIMGFLARRGPGLHHVAVRVDDLDAALETARAAGLEIIPPAPRPGAGGSRVAFIHPKTLQGVLLELVEPGPGHHH